The proteins below are encoded in one region of Oryzias melastigma strain HK-1 linkage group LG7, ASM292280v2, whole genome shotgun sequence:
- the tktb gene encoding transketolase-like protein 2, whose protein sequence is MANYHKPDEKTLQGLKDVANKLRINSIKATCASNSGHPTSCCSAAELMSVLFFHAMRYKADDPRNQCNDRFVLSKGHAAPILYAAWAEAGFVKESDLVNLRKIDSDLEGHPTPKLEFVDVATGSLGQGLGAACGMAYTGKYFDKSSYRVYCMLGDGECSEGSVWEAMAFASYYKLDNLVAILDINRLGQSEPAPLQHDMETYRKRCEAFGWNTYVVEGHDVEELCKAFWQAQQVKDKPTCIVARTLKGKGLKNIEDKENWHGKPIPKDKLDDVLNDLQSQIQVPNKTLCPKMPNNDAAPADLSPIVMPSVPSYKKGDKVATRRAYGVALAKLGHGSKRVVALDGDTKNSTFSELFKKEFPDRYIECFIAEQNMVGVAIGCATRDRTVAFASTFAAFLSRAYDQIRMGAISQTNVNLVGSHCGVSIGEDGPSQMALEDLALFRAIPTCTVFYPSDGVSTEKAVELAANTKGICFIRTSRPDTSIIYSPDEKFEVGEAKVVLQSDNDVVTVVGAGVTLHEALTAAEMLKKEGKNIRVIDPFTIKPLDAATILASARATGGQIITVEDHYKEGGLGEAVLSAVGQEPGIVVTRLAVTDIPRSGKPQELLDMFGISAKNIAAAVRQTFAN, encoded by the exons GCATCCAACATCATGCTGCAGTGCTGCAGAGCTGATGTCTGTGCTGTTTTTCCACGCCATGCGCTACAAAGCCGACGATCCTCGTAACCAGTGCAATGACCGCTTTGTTCTCTCAAAG gGTCACGCTGCGCCCATCCTGTATGCTGCCTGGGCAGAAGCAGGCTTTGTCAAAGAGTCTGATCTGGTTAACCTCCGCAAGATCGACAGTGACCTGGAGGGGCACCCCACCCCT AAACTGGAGTTTGTTGACGTGGCGACTGGATCTCTCGGGCAAGGTCTCGGTGCTGCGTGTGGAATGGCCTACACCGGCAAATACTTCGACAAATCCAG TTACCGTGTGTACTGCATGCTGGGCGATGGGGAGTGCTCAGAAGGCTCCGTGTGGGAGGCCATGGCCTTTGCTTCCTACTACAAGCTAGACAACCTGGTGGCGATTCTGGATATCAACCGGCTGGGACAGAGCGAGCCTGCTCCCCTGCAGCATGACATGGAGACCTACCGCAAGCGCTGCGAGGCCTTTGG GTGGAACACATACGTCGTGGAGGGACATGACGTGGAAGAGCTGTGCAAAGCTTTCTGGCAAGCTCAGCAGGTCAAAGATAAACCCACCTGTATTGTTGCCAGGACCCTAAAAGGCAAAGGATTAAAAA ACATTGAGGACAAAGAAAACTGGCACGGAAAGCCCATCCCCAAAGACAAGTTGGACGACGTCCTGAATGACTTGCAGTCCCAGATCCAGGTTCCCAACAAGACTCTCTGTCCTAAAATGCCCAACAACGACGCAGCTCCTGCTGACCTCAGCCCCATCGTCATGCCTTCAGTCCCTTCTTACAAGAAAGGAGACAAG GTGGCAACAAGGCGAGCTTACGGTGTGGCCCTGGCCAAACTGGGTCATGGAAGCAAGAGAGTGGTGGCCCTCGATGGAGACACCAAAAACTCGACCTTCTCTGAGCTCTTTAAGAAGGAGTTTCCTGACCGTTACATCGAGTGTTTCATTGCTGAACAGAACATG GTAGGAGTTGCTATTGGCTGTGCTACGCGTGATCGCACTGTCGCATTTGCCAGCACCTTTGCAGCGTTCCTCTCCAGAGCGTATGATCAGATCCGTATGGGGGCCATTTCTCAGACCAATGTCAACCTGGTGGGCTCTCACTGCGGAGTCTCCATTG GTGAGGACGGTCCATCGCAGATGGCTCTGGAGGACTTGGCCCTTTTCCGCGCCATACCAACGTGTACAGTCTTTTATCCCAGTGATGGAGTGTCAACAGAGAAGGCCGTTGAACTAGCAGCCAACACAAAG GGAATTTGTTTTATTCGAACCAGCAGACCAGATACTTCCATCATCTACTCCCCAGATGAGAAGTTTGAAGTGGGTGAAGCCAAG GTGGTACTTCAATCTGACAACGATGTGGTGACTGTTGTTGGAGCTGGTGTTACTCTGCATGAAGCTCTGACTGCTGCcgaaatgcttaaaaaagaag GAAAAAATATCCGTGTGATTGACCCCTTTACCATCAAACCCCTGGATGCAGCTACTATTCTGGCCAGTGCCAGAGCCACTGGTGGACAGATTATCACTGTGGAGGATCACTACAAGGAGG gtgGTCTGGGTGAAGCCGTCTTATCTGCAGTGGGTCAGGAGCCTGGGATTGTTGTGACCCGTCTGGCAGTGACAGACATTCCCCGCAGTGGAAAGCCCCAAGAGCTCTTGGACATGTTTGGGATCAGCGCCAAAAACATCGCCGCCGCCGTCCGCCAGACCTTCGCAAACTGA